The following are encoded together in the Microterricola viridarii genome:
- a CDS encoding DUF3073 domain-containing protein translates to MGRGRQKAKHTKVARELKYFSPDTNYGALERELTHSGDVRPGGDRLDEDLAKWPEYEATQYEDTYATEDEQKRA, encoded by the coding sequence ATGGGGCGCGGCCGTCAAAAAGCAAAGCACACCAAGGTAGCCCGTGAGCTGAAGTACTTCAGCCCCGACACCAACTACGGTGCACTCGAACGCGAACTCACGCATAGTGGTGATGTTCGACCTGGTGGGGATCGTCTCGACGAAGACCTCGCCAAGTGGCCTGAGTACGAGGCGACGCAGTACGAGGACACCTACGCCACGGAAGACGAGCAGAAGCGCGCTTAG
- a CDS encoding FAD-dependent oxidoreductase → MRSDRDVPVVVIGAGQAGLAVAYYLHRFELTAGQDFVVLDRGPDAGGAWQHRWQSLRLGSAHRVHDLPGMAELGLSFETAERDVPARAVVSNYYRRYEEHFQLAVERPVRVRSVVNSGADLQVHTDSGSIGTRFVVNATGTWGAPFIPHYPGAMAFAGRHLHTADYVSAEDYRDKNVLVVGGGTSAIGFMLELEGVAANLNWVSRRPIDWIDTELLDVEAAAAAVAAQDRAARAGHPLPSIVSGTGVPKTRRIAAGINRGLLVAKPMFSVLEPGGARWSDGSFVPADAIIWATGFRPELRHLAPLKLRESAGGVTVASGASWTDPRIFLAGYGPQASTIGASRAGRTIARQIMALL, encoded by the coding sequence ATGAGATCCGACCGTGATGTGCCGGTCGTTGTCATCGGGGCAGGGCAGGCAGGGCTTGCCGTTGCGTACTATCTGCACCGCTTTGAACTTACGGCTGGTCAGGACTTTGTCGTGCTCGATCGAGGCCCGGATGCCGGCGGCGCCTGGCAGCACCGCTGGCAGAGCCTGCGGCTCGGCTCTGCCCACCGCGTGCACGACCTGCCGGGCATGGCTGAACTTGGGCTCAGTTTCGAGACTGCCGAACGCGACGTGCCGGCGCGCGCCGTCGTCTCGAACTACTACCGACGCTACGAGGAGCACTTCCAGCTCGCGGTCGAACGCCCCGTCAGGGTGCGCTCGGTCGTGAACAGTGGCGCCGACCTGCAGGTGCACACCGACAGTGGCTCCATCGGCACTCGCTTCGTCGTGAACGCGACGGGTACCTGGGGTGCCCCATTCATCCCGCACTACCCAGGGGCGATGGCCTTCGCCGGCCGCCACCTGCACACGGCCGACTACGTCTCGGCCGAGGACTACCGCGACAAGAACGTTCTGGTGGTCGGCGGCGGCACCTCGGCGATCGGCTTCATGCTCGAGCTGGAGGGCGTCGCGGCCAACCTGAACTGGGTCTCGCGGCGGCCGATCGACTGGATCGACACCGAGCTGCTCGACGTGGAGGCGGCTGCGGCGGCTGTCGCCGCGCAAGACCGTGCCGCGCGGGCGGGCCACCCGCTGCCCAGCATCGTCAGCGGCACCGGCGTGCCCAAGACCCGCCGCATCGCCGCGGGCATCAACCGCGGTCTTCTGGTGGCCAAACCGATGTTCAGCGTGCTGGAGCCGGGCGGTGCGCGCTGGTCAGACGGCAGCTTCGTCCCGGCGGACGCGATCATCTGGGCGACCGGCTTCCGGCCGGAACTGCGCCACCTGGCGCCCTTGAAGCTGCGCGAATCCGCCGGCGGCGTGACCGTGGCATCCGGGGCCTCCTGGACCGACCCGCGTATCTTCCTCGCCGGCTACGGCCCACAGGCCTCGACGATCGGAGCGAGCCGGGCCGGCCGCACGATCGCCCGCCAGATCATGGCGCTGCTCTAG